GCAACCCGTCGGGTATAAAACCTGGGGGCTTGCTCCCGCCCGCTGGCGAAGCCGACCCGCTCAGCAGCGCCTGAGGCGAAGCCCAGCAGAGCGCTTCGCAACAGCCCCTGGAGGTCGACGACGAGCTCGAAGCGCCGACTTCTCAAGGTTCGAACGAGGCCTGCCACTTCTACGGCCGAGCGGGGCAGGCGTCGCAGGCGGCCCCAGGCGGCGCGGTCGAACAGTAACACCTCATCAAGCTGGGGGTGGCCGCCCAGAAGCGAGGCGTAAGCTGGAGCTACGACCCAGCTGATGAAGGCATCTGGGTAGGCCCGGCGCAGGGCCGCCAGCACCGGCAGGCTGTGGACGACATCGCCCAAGCTGGACGGCTTAATGATGCAGATGCGCTGGGGTCGTCGGGCCATGGCGATGAACTCAGGCCTCCTTGGCAGGGACGGGGGGAGTCGCTTGGGCCGCCCACAATAGGGGCGCCTCCATGCCGTCTACGGCGGCCAAAACATCCTCCACGGTCGTGTTAATGGCCTCTGGTCCACGCCGCAGGGCGACGTTCCCATCGCCCCAAGGGCGCCACTCCTCGGGCTCGGGCACCCCGAAGATGGCGATGGTCGGCACCCCCACGGCGCTCGCCGTGTGGACGGGGCCCCCCTCGGTGGTGATGAAGAGGCTACAGGCGGCCTGGACGGCGGCGAAGCGCTTTAGGGTCGAAGTGGGGTAGGCCAGCGACGGGGCGGCCATCGCCTGCCGGACCGCCTCCAGCCGCCACTCCTCTCCTGGCGGACATGTGAAGAGGACCTGGACTCCGTAGCGCTCCACGAGGCGGTCGGCGAGCTCGGCGAACCGCTCAGGCGGCCACCGGCTCTCCGGGATGCGTGAAAAGGTGTTGAGGCCCACCAGGGGCTTGTCCGCCTCGGCGTGCTCTACCAAAAAGGCGTCCACTGCGGCGCGGTCGGCCTCCGGTACGACGAAGGTGAGCCGCTTCTGCTGGCTATCGACGCCGATGGCTCGGACCACATCGAGGGTCCTCTCGACCTCGTGGCGCATGGTCCAGTCGGTCTTCACCGGAAGATTGTAATAGAAGGCGAGCTTTTGGTGCTTGGCGCCGTGGGGCGCGTTGCCCAGGCGAAAGGGGGCGCCGGAGGAGAAGACGAGCCAGCCAAGGGAGGGGGAGAAATAGGAGCGCAAGCCTACGGCCAGGTCAAATCCTTGGGCCCGGATGGCCTGAAGCACCCTCCACTGACGCCACCACGAGACCGGCTTCGGAGTCTGCGGGTGGTGGCGCGCCTTCTCGTAGCAGTAAATCTCGTCCACGTGGGGGTTGCCC
This Nitrospinota bacterium DNA region includes the following protein-coding sequences:
- a CDS encoding glycosyltransferase family 9 protein — protein: METQPTNTWLSVLFGLVVHRRPWERRRIFDPTDVKKILLVRNDNIGDVICSTPAIEAVRLAFPEAYVAILVAGYSREAIEGNPHVDEIYCYEKARHHPQTPKPVSWWRQWRVLQAIRAQGFDLAVGLRSYFSPSLGWLVFSSGAPFRLGNAPHGAKHQKLAFYYNLPVKTDWTMRHEVERTLDVVRAIGVDSQQKRLTFVVPEADRAAVDAFLVEHAEADKPLVGLNTFSRIPESRWPPERFAELADRLVERYGVQVLFTCPPGEEWRLEAVRQAMAAPSLAYPTSTLKRFAAVQAACSLFITTEGGPVHTASAVGVPTIAIFGVPEPEEWRPWGDGNVALRRGPEAINTTVEDVLAAVDGMEAPLLWAAQATPPVPAKEA